In Prescottella soli, a genomic segment contains:
- the folP gene encoding dihydropteroate synthase has protein sequence MGVLNVTVDSFSDGGRFLDRDVAVEHGLNLHRLGVDIVDVGGESTRPGAARVDPEVEAARVAPVIAALAAEGVTVSVDTMRASVAQAAIEAGVSIVNDVSGGRADADMARVVADAGVPWILMHWRPAGEFVHAGGSTHYDDVVRDVRDELMVQVDAAVAAGVDPKALVLDPGLGFVKEPDHNWQLLHRLPELVELGFPVLIGASRKRFLGSLLADVDGTVRPPAGREVATAVISALAATHGAWGVRVHDAQASLDAIAVAGAWASGSQRSQEVTGE, from the coding sequence ATGGGCGTCCTCAACGTGACCGTCGATTCGTTCTCGGACGGCGGTCGATTCCTGGACCGGGACGTGGCCGTCGAGCACGGCCTGAACCTGCACCGGCTCGGGGTCGACATCGTCGACGTCGGCGGCGAGTCCACGCGGCCGGGCGCTGCCCGGGTCGATCCCGAGGTCGAGGCGGCCCGCGTCGCGCCCGTGATCGCGGCACTCGCCGCGGAGGGCGTCACGGTCAGCGTCGACACGATGCGCGCGTCGGTGGCGCAGGCGGCGATCGAGGCCGGCGTCTCGATCGTCAACGACGTCTCGGGTGGCCGCGCGGACGCCGACATGGCCCGGGTGGTCGCCGACGCGGGGGTCCCGTGGATCCTGATGCACTGGCGTCCCGCGGGCGAGTTCGTGCACGCCGGTGGATCGACGCACTACGACGACGTGGTCCGCGACGTGCGCGACGAGCTGATGGTCCAGGTGGACGCGGCGGTGGCGGCCGGGGTCGATCCCAAGGCGCTGGTGCTGGATCCGGGGCTCGGGTTCGTCAAGGAGCCGGACCACAACTGGCAGTTGCTGCACCGCCTGCCCGAGCTGGTCGAGCTGGGGTTCCCGGTCCTGATCGGGGCGTCGCGCAAGCGGTTCCTCGGGTCGCTGCTCGCGGACGTGGACGGCACTGTCCGGCCGCCGGCGGGCCGCGAGGTTGCGACCGCTGTCATCTCGGCGCTCGCGGCGACGCACGGCGCGTGGGGTGTGCGCGTCCACGACGCGCAGGCCTCGCTCGACGCGATCGCGGTCGCGGGGGCCTGGGCGAGTGGTAGTCAGAGATCCCAGGAGGTGACGGGTGAGTGA
- the ftsH gene encoding ATP-dependent zinc metalloprotease FtsH → MNRKTVFRNLAIVAGVLLVIYAFTYFGNDTRGFKSVDTSVAISQLDAKNVDKAQIDDREQQVRLWLKSGNDGTDGKTEIIAKYPSAASEQIFNKVSGSGAQEFNTNVTQESWLTSLLLFVLPMVLLLGIFFFVMNRMQGGGRGGMMGFSKSKAKQLSKDMPRTTFADVAGADEAVEELYEIKDFLQNPARYQALGAKIPKGVLLYGPPGTGKTLLARAVAGEAGVPFFTISGSDFVEMFVGVGASRVRDLFEQAKQNSPCIIFVDEIDAVGRQRGAGLGGGHDEREQTLNQLLVEMDGFGDRTGIILIAATNRPDILDPALLRPGRFDRQIPVGNPDLAGRRAILRVHSQGKPLDQNADLEGLAKRTVGMSGADLANVINEAALLTARENGTVITEAALEESVDRVIGGPRRKSRIISEHEKKITAYHEGGHTLAAWAMPDIEPIYKVTILARGRTGGHAMTVPEDDKGLMTRSEMIARLVMAMGGRAAEELVFHEPTTGASSDIDQATKIARAMVTEYGMSAKLGAVRYGQEQGDPFLGRSMGMNSDYSHEVAREIDEEVRNLIEAAHTEAWSILNEYRDVLDELARQLLERETLTRKDLEEIFTTVEKRPRITEFNVFGERTPSDKPPIKTPRELAIERGETWPPETEPAQAAPRAPQPAFAQRETAPPVNGHTAPEPSFGHPAHPAGPPQSSAPAPGTRPDYGAPAGWSAPGWPPREPLDHGTGQQGQQGQQGQQGGWQPYPQWEPPQQQRPMGPENGSGRPGDKGTGRSDGDSPTQVWEGPSGPQ, encoded by the coding sequence ATGAACCGCAAGACAGTGTTCCGCAACCTGGCGATAGTCGCCGGAGTCCTGTTGGTGATCTACGCCTTCACCTACTTCGGCAACGACACGCGCGGGTTCAAGTCGGTCGACACCTCGGTGGCGATCTCGCAGCTCGACGCCAAGAACGTCGACAAGGCGCAGATCGACGACCGCGAACAGCAGGTCCGTCTGTGGCTCAAGAGCGGCAACGACGGCACCGACGGCAAGACCGAGATCATCGCCAAGTACCCGAGCGCGGCGTCCGAGCAGATCTTCAACAAGGTCTCCGGTTCCGGGGCGCAGGAGTTCAACACCAACGTCACCCAGGAGAGCTGGCTGACGTCGCTGTTGCTGTTCGTGCTGCCGATGGTGCTGCTGCTCGGCATCTTCTTCTTCGTGATGAACCGCATGCAGGGCGGCGGTCGCGGCGGAATGATGGGCTTCTCCAAGTCCAAGGCCAAGCAGCTGTCGAAGGACATGCCCCGGACGACGTTCGCGGACGTCGCCGGCGCCGACGAGGCGGTCGAGGAGCTCTACGAGATCAAGGACTTCCTGCAGAACCCGGCGCGGTACCAGGCGTTGGGCGCGAAGATCCCCAAGGGCGTGCTGCTCTACGGACCTCCCGGCACCGGCAAGACGCTGCTCGCGCGCGCTGTCGCGGGCGAGGCCGGCGTCCCGTTCTTCACGATCTCCGGTTCGGACTTCGTCGAGATGTTCGTCGGTGTCGGCGCCTCGCGTGTGCGTGACCTGTTCGAGCAGGCCAAGCAGAACAGCCCGTGCATCATCTTCGTCGACGAGATCGACGCCGTCGGCCGCCAGCGTGGTGCGGGCCTCGGCGGCGGCCACGACGAGCGCGAGCAGACCCTCAACCAGCTGCTCGTCGAGATGGACGGCTTCGGCGACCGCACCGGCATCATCCTGATCGCCGCGACCAACCGCCCCGACATCCTCGATCCCGCGCTGCTGCGCCCGGGTCGCTTCGACCGTCAGATCCCGGTCGGCAACCCCGACCTCGCGGGACGGCGCGCCATCCTGCGGGTCCACTCGCAGGGCAAGCCGCTCGACCAGAACGCTGATCTCGAGGGCCTCGCCAAGCGCACGGTCGGCATGTCCGGTGCGGACCTCGCGAACGTCATCAACGAGGCCGCGCTGCTCACGGCCCGCGAGAACGGCACCGTGATCACCGAGGCGGCACTCGAGGAGTCCGTCGACCGCGTGATCGGCGGCCCGCGCCGCAAGAGCCGGATCATCTCCGAGCACGAGAAGAAGATCACCGCGTACCACGAGGGCGGCCACACGCTCGCGGCGTGGGCGATGCCGGACATCGAACCGATCTACAAGGTCACGATCCTGGCGCGCGGACGCACCGGCGGTCACGCGATGACCGTCCCCGAGGACGACAAGGGCCTGATGACGCGGTCGGAGATGATCGCGCGCCTGGTGATGGCGATGGGCGGCCGTGCCGCCGAGGAACTGGTGTTCCACGAGCCCACGACGGGTGCGTCGTCGGACATCGACCAGGCCACCAAGATCGCTCGCGCGATGGTGACCGAGTACGGCATGAGCGCCAAGCTCGGCGCCGTCCGGTACGGCCAGGAGCAGGGCGACCCGTTCCTGGGTCGTTCGATGGGGATGAACTCCGACTACTCGCACGAGGTCGCCCGCGAGATCGACGAGGAGGTGCGCAACCTCATCGAGGCCGCACACACCGAGGCGTGGTCCATCCTCAACGAGTACCGCGACGTCCTCGACGAGCTGGCGCGTCAGCTGCTCGAGCGCGAGACGCTGACCCGCAAGGATCTCGAGGAGATCTTCACGACGGTCGAGAAGCGTCCGCGGATCACCGAGTTCAACGTGTTCGGCGAGCGCACGCCGTCCGACAAGCCGCCGATCAAGACTCCGCGTGAGCTCGCGATCGAGCGGGGCGAGACGTGGCCGCCGGAGACCGAGCCCGCACAGGCGGCGCCGCGGGCGCCGCAGCCCGCGTTCGCGCAGCGCGAGACCGCGCCGCCGGTGAACGGTCATACGGCACCCGAGCCCTCGTTCGGCCATCCCGCCCACCCGGCGGGCCCGCCGCAGTCGTCGGCGCCGGCGCCGGGCACCCGACCCGACTACGGCGCCCCCGCCGGCTGGTCCGCGCCGGGCTGGCCGCCGCGGGAGCCGCTGGACCACGGCACCGGCCAGCAGGGCCAGCAGGGCCAGCAGGGTCAGCAGGGCGGATGGCAGCCGTACCCGCAGTGGGAGCCCCCGCAGCAGCAGCGGCCGATGGGCCCCGAAAACGGCTCGGGTCGTCCCGGAGACAAGGGGACCGGGCGGTCTGACGGTGACTCTCCGACACAGGTCTGGGAGGGGCCGAGCGGCCCGCAGTAG
- a CDS encoding zinc-dependent metalloprotease, whose translation MTESESGFAGAVDWDLAARTGARLAPAGPPTSRYTAQGVVAELESASIRAEGPVRDVTGLADGLPIPSAQVVDRAGWIRAAARSMAQLTGSDIDAAQRSLISGKPGGVQAGAMLAYLSSAILGQYDPFTGEHGTLLLVAPNVLQVERTLNVPPADFRLWVCLHEVTHRVQFSSAPWMADYMRDAVTTLGEASDEPMSEFVARLSTALRERRRTEDLPADQRGIVGLVRATQAEPQRLALDRMLVLGTVLEGHADHVMDAVGPDVVPSVVRIRNAFDARRRRRTNPVQRLVRALLGMDAKMAQYVRGKRFVDAVVDRVGMERFNTVWSGPDTMPTLDEIENPDAWIARVLG comes from the coding sequence GTGACGGAGTCGGAGAGCGGATTCGCCGGCGCGGTGGACTGGGATCTGGCCGCGCGCACCGGCGCGCGTCTGGCTCCGGCCGGACCACCGACGTCGCGATACACCGCGCAGGGCGTCGTCGCCGAACTCGAGAGCGCGTCGATCCGCGCCGAAGGGCCCGTCCGGGACGTCACCGGGCTCGCCGACGGGCTGCCGATCCCGTCCGCGCAGGTGGTGGACCGGGCCGGCTGGATCCGCGCGGCCGCCCGCTCGATGGCGCAGCTCACCGGATCCGACATCGATGCCGCGCAGCGTTCCCTGATCTCCGGCAAACCCGGCGGGGTGCAGGCCGGCGCGATGCTCGCCTACCTGTCGTCCGCGATCCTCGGCCAGTACGACCCGTTCACCGGCGAACACGGCACGCTGCTGCTCGTCGCGCCGAACGTCCTGCAGGTGGAGCGGACGCTGAACGTGCCGCCCGCCGACTTCCGGCTGTGGGTGTGCCTGCACGAGGTCACCCACCGCGTCCAGTTCTCGTCGGCCCCGTGGATGGCCGACTACATGCGCGACGCCGTCACGACCCTCGGCGAGGCGTCGGACGAACCGATGTCCGAGTTCGTCGCACGGCTGTCCACCGCGCTGCGCGAACGCCGCCGCACCGAGGACCTGCCCGCCGACCAGCGCGGCATCGTCGGACTCGTCCGGGCCACCCAGGCCGAACCGCAGCGCCTGGCGCTCGACCGCATGCTCGTGCTCGGCACGGTGCTCGAGGGCCACGCCGACCACGTGATGGACGCCGTCGGACCGGACGTCGTGCCGTCGGTCGTGCGCATCCGCAATGCGTTCGACGCGCGACGGCGGCGCCGGACCAACCCCGTGCAGCGGCTGGTGCGCGCGCTGCTCGGCATGGACGCCAAGATGGCGCAGTACGTGCGCGGCAAGCGCTTCGTCGACGCCGTCGTCGACCGGGTCGGGATGGAACGGTTCAACACCGTCTGGAGCGGGCCCGACACCATGCCCACCCTCGACGAGATCGAGAACCCCGACGCCTGGATCGCCCGGGTGCTGGGGTGA
- the tilS gene encoding tRNA lysidine(34) synthetase TilS: MTLLPEAPAILEVRHAVRAWLARHEPAGGVVVALSGGADSLALTAATAAEAPSVRALVVDHRLQDGSGDVAAVAAARALDLGCARADVVPVDVTGPGGLEAAARAARYAALDAGRGGYPVLLGHTLDDQAETVLLGLARGSGGRSIRGMAEYDAPWGRPLLGLRRDTTRRACAELGLRPHEDPHNADPGFTRVRLRTEVLPLLEDALGGGVAGALARTAEQLREDGEVLDTLAGQTLATARDGADLVVERLAPVPVAVRRRVLRLWLLERGAKALTDRQLRAVDELIGRWRGQGGVAVGGGRPGVRLVASRRRGRLSAGFVND, translated from the coding sequence GTGACGCTCCTGCCCGAAGCGCCGGCGATCCTCGAGGTGCGGCACGCGGTCCGGGCGTGGCTCGCACGGCACGAGCCGGCCGGCGGGGTGGTCGTCGCCCTGTCCGGCGGAGCCGACTCCCTCGCCCTCACCGCGGCCACGGCCGCGGAGGCGCCGTCGGTGCGTGCGCTCGTCGTCGACCACCGGTTGCAGGACGGTTCGGGGGACGTGGCCGCCGTCGCCGCGGCCCGCGCCCTGGACCTCGGGTGCGCCCGCGCCGACGTCGTCCCGGTCGACGTCACCGGACCCGGCGGCCTCGAGGCGGCCGCCCGCGCCGCCCGGTACGCGGCCCTCGACGCCGGTCGCGGCGGGTATCCCGTCCTGCTCGGCCACACCCTCGACGACCAGGCCGAGACCGTGCTGCTGGGGCTGGCCCGCGGATCGGGCGGCCGGTCGATCCGCGGCATGGCCGAGTACGACGCCCCGTGGGGCCGGCCGCTGCTCGGGCTGCGACGGGACACGACCCGGCGCGCCTGCGCCGAACTGGGACTGCGACCCCACGAGGACCCGCACAACGCCGACCCCGGTTTCACCCGGGTGCGGCTGCGCACCGAGGTGCTCCCGCTGCTCGAGGACGCCCTCGGCGGCGGCGTCGCCGGCGCGCTCGCCCGCACCGCCGAACAGCTCCGCGAGGACGGTGAGGTGCTCGACACACTTGCCGGGCAGACGCTGGCGACCGCGCGGGACGGCGCCGACCTCGTCGTCGAGCGACTCGCCCCCGTCCCCGTCGCGGTGCGGCGCCGGGTCCTGCGGCTCTGGCTGCTCGAGCGCGGCGCGAAGGCGTTGACCGACAGACAGTTACGGGCCGTCGACGAACTGATCGGGCGGTGGCGCGGGCAGGGCGGGGTCGCCGTCGGCGGCGGTAGACCGGGAGTCAGGTTGGTTGCATCTCGACGGCGTGGCAGGCTGTCGGCGGGGTTCGTGAACGACTGA
- the hpt gene encoding hypoxanthine phosphoribosyltransferase: protein MYEGDIASVLISEEQIKERTAELAAAVAERYPVGAPEGDLLLVGVLKGAIFFMTDFARALPIPTQMEFMAVSSYGSSTSSSGVVRILKDLDKDIAGRHVLIVEDIIDSGLTLSWLMRNLKTRNPASLEVVTLLRKPEAVKVDVEVAHVGFDIPNEFVVGYGLDYAERYRDLPYIGTLDPEVYGG from the coding sequence GTGTACGAGGGCGACATCGCATCGGTACTGATCTCCGAGGAGCAGATCAAGGAGCGGACGGCCGAACTGGCCGCGGCCGTCGCCGAGCGCTATCCGGTCGGTGCGCCCGAGGGCGACCTGCTGCTGGTCGGTGTCCTCAAGGGCGCGATCTTCTTCATGACCGACTTCGCGCGGGCCCTGCCGATCCCCACCCAGATGGAGTTCATGGCCGTCAGCTCGTACGGCTCGTCGACGTCGTCGTCCGGTGTCGTGCGGATCCTCAAGGACCTCGACAAGGACATCGCCGGCCGCCACGTGCTGATCGTCGAGGACATCATCGACTCCGGTCTGACGCTGTCGTGGCTGATGCGCAACCTCAAGACCCGCAACCCGGCGTCGCTCGAGGTCGTCACGCTGCTGCGCAAGCCCGAGGCGGTCAAGGTGGACGTCGAGGTGGCACACGTCGGCTTCGACATCCCCAACGAGTTCGTCGTCGGCTACGGCCTCGACTACGCCGAGCGCTACCGCGACCTGCCCTACATCGGCACCCTCGACCCCGAGGTGTACGGGGGATAG
- the folE gene encoding GTP cyclohydrolase I FolE: MSVNQLGSESVALMTGRPFDQARAEAAVRELLIAVGEDPDRPGLLDTPARVARAYREVFAGLYTEPDDVLNTTFDEGHQEMVLVRDIPMYSTCEHHLVSFHGVAHVGYIPGPTGRVTGLSKLARLVDLYAKRPQVQERLTSQIADALVRKLDPRGAIVVIEAEHLCMAMRGIRKPGASTTTSAVRGLFQSNSASRAEALDLILRK, encoded by the coding sequence TTGTCGGTGAATCAGTTGGGGAGTGAGTCGGTCGCTCTCATGACGGGGAGGCCGTTCGATCAAGCGCGTGCTGAGGCCGCCGTTCGTGAGTTGCTGATCGCGGTCGGCGAGGATCCCGACCGCCCTGGACTCCTCGACACCCCGGCTCGCGTGGCACGGGCGTACCGCGAGGTGTTCGCGGGCCTGTACACCGAGCCGGACGACGTGCTGAACACGACGTTCGACGAGGGTCACCAGGAGATGGTCCTCGTCCGTGACATCCCGATGTACTCGACCTGCGAGCACCACCTGGTCTCGTTCCACGGCGTCGCGCACGTCGGCTACATCCCCGGCCCGACGGGTCGGGTCACCGGGCTGTCGAAGCTCGCGCGGCTGGTCGACCTGTACGCCAAGCGCCCGCAAGTGCAGGAGCGCCTGACGAGCCAGATCGCCGACGCGCTGGTGCGCAAGCTCGATCCGCGCGGCGCGATCGTCGTCATCGAGGCCGAGCACCTCTGCATGGCAATGCGCGGAATCCGCAAGCCCGGCGCGAGCACCACGACGTCGGCGGTGCGCGGACTGTTCCAGTCGAACTCCGCGTCCCGTGCCGAGGCTCTGGATCTGATTCTCCGCAAGTGA
- the folB gene encoding dihydroneopterin aldolase, whose protein sequence is MSDGSAVSDDRIELRGLKVRGNHGVFDHEKRDGQDFFVDVTLWMDLAPAAASDDLKDTFDYGELAQRAAAIIGGPARDLIETVAAEIADDVMRDARVRQVEVVLHKPSAPIPLTFRDVAVVATRSRTAVGAAR, encoded by the coding sequence GTGAGTGATGGCAGTGCTGTCTCGGACGACCGAATCGAGTTGCGGGGGCTGAAGGTCCGCGGCAACCACGGAGTGTTCGATCACGAGAAGCGTGACGGGCAGGACTTCTTCGTCGACGTGACCCTGTGGATGGACCTGGCGCCGGCCGCGGCGTCGGACGATCTGAAGGACACGTTCGACTACGGCGAGCTGGCGCAGCGCGCCGCCGCGATCATCGGGGGCCCGGCGCGGGACCTGATCGAGACGGTGGCCGCGGAGATCGCGGACGACGTGATGCGCGACGCGCGGGTGAGACAGGTCGAGGTGGTGCTGCACAAGCCGTCCGCGCCGATCCCGTTGACGTTCCGGGATGTCGCGGTGGTCGCGACGCGGTCGCGGACCGCGGTCGGGGCCGCCCGGTGA
- a CDS encoding amidase gives MRDPLTVEFTAVSIAARVRSGVLSPVAAVDDALSRIEQRDPRIRAFVRVLGERARAEAEALAQRPDLADLPLAGVPVAIKDNVRVRGEPMRDGSAATDPTPSAHDHPAVARLRAAGAIPIGLTAVPELCVWGAVDSPGVITRNPWNPDRVPGGSSGGSAAAVADGMVPIALAADGMGSIRIPSAACGVFGVKPGRGVVPSELGAHSWFGMAENGPIASTVEDAALMLSVLADDPDLGRIPQPRPLRIGVAVNPPSPILRVDREWLAGLEKTVALLAESGHRTDATRVPYPPNMTAAFARWLAGTADDAADLDPALLQRRTRRHVALGRAIKRAGLVRQSQVDRIEQRMLCFFSAFDVVVMPSLAQPPIEALAWSEKSWASNVVANVRYAPFSAMWNVLGWPAASVPVGMHSTSRTPLAVQIVAPPGGERTVLAVAAELERRQGWPRHAPV, from the coding sequence GTGCGAGATCCCTTGACCGTGGAGTTCACTGCCGTTTCCATCGCCGCCCGGGTGCGCTCCGGCGTGCTGTCGCCGGTGGCCGCCGTCGACGATGCGCTGAGCCGGATCGAGCAGCGTGACCCGCGGATCCGTGCCTTCGTGCGGGTCCTGGGCGAGCGGGCCCGCGCCGAGGCCGAGGCGCTCGCGCAGCGCCCGGATCTCGCTGACCTGCCCCTCGCCGGGGTCCCGGTCGCGATCAAGGACAACGTCCGGGTCCGGGGCGAACCGATGCGCGACGGCTCGGCGGCGACGGATCCCACCCCGTCGGCGCACGACCACCCGGCGGTGGCGCGGCTGCGGGCGGCCGGGGCGATCCCGATCGGGCTGACCGCGGTGCCGGAACTGTGCGTGTGGGGTGCCGTCGACTCACCGGGCGTGATCACCCGCAACCCGTGGAACCCGGACCGGGTCCCGGGCGGCTCGTCCGGTGGTTCCGCTGCAGCCGTCGCCGACGGGATGGTGCCGATCGCGTTGGCGGCCGACGGCATGGGCTCGATCCGGATCCCGTCGGCCGCGTGCGGCGTCTTCGGCGTCAAGCCGGGTCGCGGGGTGGTGCCGTCCGAGTTGGGCGCACACTCTTGGTTCGGGATGGCGGAGAACGGGCCGATCGCGTCGACCGTCGAGGACGCGGCACTGATGCTGTCGGTGCTGGCCGACGACCCCGATCTCGGCCGGATCCCGCAGCCGCGGCCGCTGCGAATCGGTGTCGCCGTCAATCCGCCGTCGCCGATTCTGCGGGTCGACCGCGAGTGGCTGGCCGGGCTCGAGAAGACCGTGGCGCTGCTCGCGGAATCCGGTCACCGGACGGACGCGACGCGGGTGCCGTACCCACCGAACATGACGGCGGCCTTCGCACGCTGGCTGGCCGGCACCGCCGACGACGCCGCCGATCTCGATCCGGCGTTGCTGCAGCGTCGCACCCGTCGGCACGTTGCTCTCGGCCGGGCGATCAAGCGTGCGGGTCTGGTGCGGCAGTCACAGGTGGATCGCATCGAGCAGCGGATGCTCTGCTTCTTCTCCGCGTTCGACGTCGTGGTGATGCCGTCGCTCGCCCAGCCGCCGATCGAGGCGCTCGCGTGGAGCGAGAAGTCGTGGGCGTCCAACGTTGTCGCAAATGTACGATATGCACCGTTCAGCGCTATGTGGAACGTGCTCGGCTGGCCCGCCGCGAGCGTGCCGGTCGGTATGCACTCCACGTCGAGGACACCGCTCGCTGTGCAGATCGTCGCGCCGCCGGGCGGGGAACGGACCGTCCTCGCGGTCGCCGCGGAACTCGAGCGCCGACAGGGCTGGCCCCGTCACGCTCCTGTGTGA
- a CDS encoding serine/threonine-protein kinase, with amino-acid sequence MDGPIRSTDADPAATATTIDGGPAPNPGSRTVSFLADVVARFAAEWEATDAPPDIESFLPGGLPVGDALRRAAIVELVKVDLEYRLLHADLPKPLSAYREEFPELQSKPLPVDLIYEDFHLRRRSGHAVDADAYVREFPENAGQVAALLDGPDDYRSTLIAQPGAQRALEQVDVGDHIDDFDLLAPLGRGSFARVFLARQRSMHRIVAVKVSHDHGTEPETLAQLDHDYIVRVFDQRLLDDRELKLLYMQYVPGGTLLDVLRRVRETPPDPERPRSGLLLLESIDAVLERKGEIRPSDSSVRDEIAALTWPETVAWLGRRLADALDYADQHGVLHRDIKPANVLLTSEGVPKLADFNISFSDRVSGTSPVAYFGGSLAYMSPEQLEACHPDLPGTAADLDVRSDIYALGVMLWELLTGRRPFADERDAGESATSLERMLELRRREIDPRFQDELPDDCPAALRRVLLTCLEPDPEDRWLTGAELAQQFDLCLDARARDLVDPPPNSWRYRLRPWMVPIVALGVGVPNALAAVYNYHHNQTLIIDQLSPHAQERFVDISQVINGVLFPLGFVMIVYLCRHVISVPRGLRKGRSYNAAALARARADTLRMGDRIVAVVFALWLVAGIAFPVSLQIAAGGLPHGAYVHFLGSQIVCGAVAVAYPFFLVTFYAVRCLYPSLLPHGITSSSDERRLRRLDRRSTLYLAVAASVPLIGVAGVTFLSPDEISVVVYAVRVLCVGGVIAFVLVYWLFRLLEADLLALERVVSRGNYPPYTSGSRVPM; translated from the coding sequence ATGGACGGTCCAATTCGATCGACAGATGCCGATCCGGCCGCTACTGCTACGACCATCGACGGCGGACCTGCGCCGAATCCGGGCTCGCGGACGGTGTCGTTCCTCGCCGACGTGGTCGCCCGGTTCGCCGCCGAATGGGAGGCCACCGACGCGCCCCCCGACATCGAGTCGTTCCTGCCCGGCGGCCTCCCGGTCGGTGACGCGCTGCGCCGCGCCGCGATCGTCGAACTCGTGAAGGTCGATCTCGAGTACCGCCTGCTGCACGCCGACCTGCCCAAACCGCTGTCGGCGTACCGCGAGGAGTTCCCCGAACTGCAGTCGAAGCCGCTGCCCGTCGATCTCATCTACGAGGACTTCCACCTGCGCCGCCGGAGCGGTCACGCCGTGGACGCGGACGCGTACGTGCGCGAGTTCCCCGAGAACGCGGGACAGGTAGCGGCGCTGCTCGACGGCCCAGACGACTACCGCAGCACCCTGATTGCGCAGCCCGGTGCGCAGCGCGCGCTCGAGCAGGTCGATGTCGGTGACCACATCGACGACTTCGATCTGCTCGCCCCGCTGGGCCGCGGGTCGTTCGCCCGCGTGTTCCTCGCCCGGCAGCGGTCGATGCATCGGATCGTGGCGGTGAAGGTGTCGCACGATCACGGCACGGAGCCGGAGACGCTGGCCCAGCTCGACCACGACTACATCGTGCGGGTGTTCGATCAGCGGCTCCTGGACGACCGTGAGCTCAAGCTGCTGTACATGCAGTACGTGCCGGGCGGCACCCTGCTCGACGTCCTGCGCCGGGTTCGGGAGACCCCGCCCGATCCGGAACGTCCGCGGTCCGGGCTGCTGCTGCTCGAATCGATCGACGCGGTCCTCGAACGCAAGGGTGAGATCCGGCCGAGCGATTCGAGCGTCCGCGACGAGATCGCGGCGCTCACCTGGCCCGAGACGGTCGCCTGGCTGGGCCGACGTCTCGCCGACGCCCTCGATTACGCGGACCAGCACGGGGTCCTGCACCGCGACATCAAACCCGCGAACGTGCTGTTGACGTCGGAGGGCGTCCCCAAGCTGGCGGACTTCAACATCAGTTTCAGCGACCGGGTGTCCGGGACCAGCCCGGTCGCGTACTTCGGGGGATCGCTGGCGTACATGTCGCCCGAGCAGCTCGAGGCCTGCCACCCGGACCTGCCCGGCACGGCCGCCGACCTGGACGTCCGCAGCGACATCTACGCGCTCGGGGTGATGCTGTGGGAGCTGTTGACGGGTCGGCGTCCGTTCGCGGACGAGCGCGACGCCGGCGAGTCGGCGACGTCGCTCGAGCGGATGCTGGAACTGCGGCGACGCGAGATCGACCCACGGTTCCAGGACGAGCTGCCCGACGACTGCCCCGCCGCACTCCGTCGCGTCCTGCTGACGTGCCTGGAGCCGGATCCCGAGGACCGCTGGTTGACCGGAGCAGAGCTGGCACAGCAGTTCGACCTGTGCCTCGATGCGCGCGCCCGCGACCTCGTCGACCCGCCGCCGAACAGTTGGCGGTACCGGCTGCGGCCGTGGATGGTCCCGATCGTCGCGCTCGGCGTGGGCGTGCCGAACGCGCTGGCGGCGGTCTACAACTACCACCACAACCAGACGCTCATCATCGATCAGTTGTCCCCACACGCTCAGGAGCGGTTCGTCGACATCTCACAGGTGATCAACGGCGTTCTGTTTCCGCTCGGATTCGTGATGATCGTGTACCTCTGCCGCCACGTCATCTCGGTACCCCGAGGTCTGCGCAAGGGCCGGAGCTACAACGCGGCGGCCCTCGCGCGGGCGCGCGCGGACACCCTGCGGATGGGCGACCGGATCGTCGCGGTGGTGTTCGCGCTGTGGCTCGTCGCCGGCATCGCGTTCCCGGTCTCCCTGCAGATCGCCGCGGGCGGCCTCCCGCACGGCGCCTACGTGCACTTCCTGGGATCGCAGATCGTGTGCGGCGCGGTGGCCGTCGCGTACCCGTTCTTCCTGGTGACGTTCTATGCGGTGCGCTGCCTGTACCCGTCGCTGCTGCCGCACGGCATCACCAGCAGCAGCGACGAGCGGCGGCTACGCAGGCTGGACCGCCGCAGCACCCTCTACCTCGCGGTGGCGGCGTCGGTACCGCTGATCGGGGTCGCCGGGGTGACGTTCCTGTCCCCCGACGAGATCTCGGTCGTCGTCTACGCGGTGCGGGTGCTGTGCGTCGGCGGGGTGATCGCGTTCGTGTTGGTGTACTGGCTGTTCCGCCTCCTCGAGGCGGATCTGCTGGCGCTCGAACGCGTCGTGTCGCGGGGGAACTATCCCCCGTACACCTCGGGGTCGAGGGTGCCGATGTAG